The following proteins are co-located in the Ancylothrix sp. D3o genome:
- the atpE gene encoding ATP synthase F0 subunit C, with the protein MDPLVAAASVVAASLAVGLAAIGPGIGQGNAAGQAVEGIARQPEAEGKIRGTLLLSLAFMEALTIYGLVVALVLLFANPFAG; encoded by the coding sequence ATGGATCCATTAGTTGCTGCTGCTTCCGTTGTTGCCGCTTCTCTAGCTGTTGGTTTGGCCGCTATCGGCCCTGGTATTGGTCAAGGTAATGCAGCAGGTCAGGCTGTGGAAGGTATTGCTCGTCAGCCCGAAGCTGAAGGCAAAATTCGCGGTACTTTGCTGCTTAGCTTGGCATTTATGGAAGCGTTGACCATTTACGGTTTGGTGGTCGCTTTGGTTCTGTTGTTCGCCAACCCCTTCGCTGGCTAA
- the atpB gene encoding F0F1 ATP synthase subunit A, protein MNMLDVLNTLNSLSLAKLEVGQHFYWHLGGLKIHGQVFLTSWFVIGVLVIASLAATRNIQRVPSGMQNFMEYALDFIRDLAKNQIGEKEYRPWVPFVGTLFLFIFVSNWSGALVPWKLLHLPEGELAAPTNDINTTVALALLTSLAYFYAGFSKKGLGYFAKYIQPTPILLPINILEDFTKPLSLSFRLFGNILADELVVAVLVLLVPLFVPLPVMVLGLFTSAIQALIFATLAAAYIHEALEGHGGEEHHD, encoded by the coding sequence ATCAATATGTTGGATGTGTTAAACACCCTTAACTCGCTTTCCCTCGCCAAACTGGAAGTTGGCCAGCATTTTTACTGGCACCTTGGTGGTCTCAAAATACACGGTCAAGTCTTTTTGACTTCGTGGTTTGTGATCGGTGTGCTGGTGATTGCTTCGCTGGCTGCTACTCGGAACATCCAGAGGGTGCCGAGTGGTATGCAAAACTTTATGGAGTATGCCCTGGACTTTATCAGGGATCTGGCCAAGAACCAGATAGGCGAGAAAGAGTACCGCCCTTGGGTACCTTTTGTTGGCACTTTGTTTTTGTTCATCTTTGTGTCGAACTGGTCGGGTGCTTTGGTTCCCTGGAAGCTGCTTCATTTGCCAGAAGGTGAACTAGCTGCTCCTACCAATGACATTAATACAACGGTGGCGCTGGCTTTGCTGACTTCCTTGGCATATTTTTATGCCGGTTTTAGCAAGAAGGGTTTGGGGTACTTTGCCAAGTATATCCAACCGACACCGATTCTTTTACCGATCAATATTTTGGAAGATTTTACCAAGCCGCTATCGCTGTCTTTCCGTCTTTTTGGTAACATTTTGGCGGATGAGTTAGTGGTGGCTGTGCTGGTGCTGCTGGTGCCTTTGTTTGTTCCTTTGCCGGTGATGGTGTTAGGTTTGTTTACCAGTGCAATTCAGGCGTTAATTTTCGCCACGCTGGCTGCGGCCTATATCCATGAAGCTTTGGAAGGGCATGGCGGTGAAGAGCATCACGATTAA